CTGGTCTGGGCGCGCTTCTCTCGGCCACTTACCGCGCGGCTCTCCCCGAAACCACATCCGGCACGGAATCCGGCTCCCTCGGCGAGACCCTGGCGCAGGCCCCGCCCTCAGCCGTGGCGGACGCCGCCAGGGAAGCCTTCACCCAGGCCCAGTCCACGACGTTCCTGGTGGCCGCCGCCTGCGCGGCCCTGGGCGCCCTGACAGCCGCTCTCACCCTGCGCTCCGCCCAGACCCCCGCTCAAGCCCCCACCGGAACACCCCGGACGCAGGACGTCCCGACCTAGTGCCCCTCAACGAACCCGAATACGGCGGGGCCGGGACCACATGGCCCCGGCCCCGCCGTATTTCCCGCGCAATCCATGCGGCGTTGTCGCGGTTACTCCGCCGGCTTGACCTGCGGCGCCGGCTTGACCTGCGGCGCAGGCTTACGCAGCGACAGGTGCAGCTCCCGCAGGCGGCTCTCCTCGACCTCGCTGGGGGCGCCCATCATGAGGTCCAGGGCGTTGTTGTTCAGCGGGAAGGCGATCGTCTCGCGGATGTTGGGCTCGTCCGCGAGCAGCATCACGATGCGGTCGATGCCCGGCGCGATGCCGCCGTGCGGCGGGGCGCCGAACTGGAAGGCGCGCAGCATGCCGCCGAAGTCCCGCTCGACATCTTCCTTCGAGTATCCGGCGATGCCGAACGCCTCGAACATGATCTCCGGTTCGTGGTTCCGGATGGCGCCGGAGGACAGCTCGGTGCCGTTGCAGACGATGTCGTACTGCCAGGCGAGGATGTCCAGCGGGTCCTTGGTGCGCAGCGCCTCCAGGCCGCCCTGCGGCATGGAGAACGGGTTGTGCGAGAACTCGACCGCGCCGGTCTCCTCGTCCTTCTCGAACATCGGGAAGTCGACGATCCAGCAGAACCGGAAGACGTTCTCCTCGAAGTGGCCGGCGCGCTTGGCCGTCTCGACCCGGACCGCGCCCATGATCTTGGAGACCTCGTCGAACTCCCCGGCGCCGAAGAAGACCGCGTGCCCCGGCTTCAGCCCGAGTGCCTCGGTCAGCGCGCGCACATCGTCCTCGGTGAGGAACTTGGCGATCGGGCCGCTCAGCGCGCCGTCCTCGCCGACCCGCACCCAGGCCAGGCCCTTGGCGCCCTGCTCGACGGCGAAGTCACCGAGCGAGTCGAAGAACTTGCGCGGCTGGGAGGCGGTGTCCGGCACCGGCAGGGCCCGCACATGCTTGTCGGCGAACGCCTTGAAGCCGGAGCCCTTGAACAGGTCGGAGACATCGGTCAGTTCCAGCTGGGCGCGCAGATCCGGCTTGTCCGAGCCGTACTTGACCATGGCCTCGCGGAACGGGATGCGCGGGAACGGGGAGGTGACCTCACGGCCCTCGCCCAGCTCCCGGAACAGCTCGGTCATCACCGTCTCGATGACCTCGAAGACGTCCTCCTGCTCGACGAAGCTCATCTCCATGTCGAGCTGGTAGAACTCGCCGGGCGAGCGGTCGGCGCGCGCGTCCTCGTCGCGGAAGCAGGGCGCGATCTGGAAGTAGCGGTCGAAGCCGGCGATCATCAGCAGCTGCTTGAACTGCTGGGGCGCCTGGGGCAGCGCGTAGAACTTGCCGGGGTGCAGCCGCGAGGGGACGAGGAAGTCGCGGGCGCCCTCGGGAGAGGTGGCCGACAGGATCGGCGTCGCCATCTCGTTGAACCCCTGGGCCGTCATCTTCTCGCGGATGGCGGCGATGACCTTGCTGCGCAGCATGACGTTGCGGTGCATGCGCTCGCGGCGCAGGTCGAGGAAGCGGTGCTCCAGCCGGCGCTCCTCGTTGACCCCGTCCTCCGCGTTGATGGTGAAGGGGATCTGCTCGGCCCCGCCGAGGACCTCGACCTGGGCGACCTCGACCTCGATCTCACCGGTCGGCAGCTCGGGGTTGACGTTCTCCTCCCCGCGCGCGGTGACCTTGCCGTCCACGCGCAGCACGGTCTCCTTGGAGAGCGAGCTGAGCTTGTCGTTGATCTCGCTCGACTCGTCGCGGACGACGAGCTGCACGATGCCGTAGTGGTCGCGCAGATCGATGAACAGGATGCCGCCCAGGTTCCGGCGATTGTGCAGCCAGCCGCTCAGTCGGACGTCAGTGCCGACGTCCGTGGCGCGAAGCTCGCCGCAGGTGTGGGACCGGTACCGATGCATCATTCATCCAAGTCGTTGGGCTCAGGAGTCACAGAGAGATGTTTCTCAGACTACCGCCCTGGGCCGACCCCCTTCGCCCCCGTTTCCGGAACCTCGTGAACTCCGCATAAAGTGGTGCAATGCGCACCGATGACGTCCTGTCGGCCCTGGGCGTTGGGCTCTGGACCTGGGATAACGCCACGGGGCTTGTGACTCTCGACGTGCGGGCAGCGCGCCTGCTCGGGCTCGCCGAGAACGCGTCCGGCGCCACCTCGACCGCTCCCCTGACCCTCCCGGGCAACGCGGTCCGCTCCCACCTGCACGCCGTCGACTACGTCGGCTTCCAGGGCATCGTCACTCTAGCCCTCACCGAGGAGACCTCCGCCGAGGCACTCATGCGGGTGGTTGCCAGGGACGGCGCGGTGACCCGCACCGTGCGCACCGTCGTACGCCCCTACGCCCCCTTCGCGTCCCACGAACCCGGAGCACCCGATCCGGCCGTCCGTATCAGCGGCATCATCTACGAGGTCCCCGAGCCGGAGAACGCGCGGGCGCAGCGCGACGAGACGAGCACCGCCGGGCAGGCGCCGGGCACGGGCGCCGCCGCGCAGAGTGCCACGGCTCAGTGGGACTGGCGGCGCAACCGCGAGGCGTTCTTGCTGGACACCGGGCGCGCGCTGGCCGAGGCGTACAGCACCGCCGAAGTGCTGCGCGTCGCCTCCTCGCTGGCGATGCCCGGCTTCTCTCCCGACGCGCTCGCCGTCTTCTGCCTCTACGGCGAGCAGCTCACCGTCTACGGGGCCCCGCAGGGCGGCGCGGCGGCGGGCCTCGGGCACGCCTCGGGGCTCGGCTCGGGGGGCGCCCGGCTGCGGCTGTCCGACGACGACCCCGCCGCCGAGGCCGTGCGCACGGGGCGCGCCCTGTATCTGCTCAGCCCACACGAGTACGCGGAGCGCTTTCCGACAGCCCGGCCGGGGGAGACCCAGCCGGGCCACACCGCCTGGGCCTTCTTGCCGCTGACCGTCGCCGGGCGCACCATCGGCGCGTGGATGGCGGCCTTCTCCCGGCCCGTCACCTTCACCCCGGACGAGCGCGCCATCCTCACAACGGTGGCCCGGATGCTGGCCCAATCGCTGTCCCGGGCGATGCTCAACGAGTCCGAGCGCGAGCTGTCGGCCCGCCTCCAGCGCACCATGCGGCCCGCGCACAAGCCCGCCATCCCCGGCATGGATCTGGCGGCCCGGTACATTCCCACCGGCGGCGGCCTCCAGATCGGCGGCGACTGGTACGACGTCATCCCCCTGCCCTCCGGGCGCACCGCGCTGGTCATCGGCGACGTACAGGGCCACGACGTGCGCGCCGCCGGGATCATGGGCCAGCTGCGGGTCGCCCTGCGCGCCTACGCCTCCGAGGGGCACCATCCGGACGCGGTGCTCTCGCGGGCCTCCCGCTTTCTGCACGGCATGAGCGGCGGCGAGCGGGTGGCGCCCCCGCCGTCCGAGCCGCCCGAGGAGACCCCGGCGCCCGCGCCCGAGATCACCAAGGACGACGAGGACCCCGAGTACGCCGACCCGCGCTTCGCCACCTGCCTCTACATCGAGGTCGACCCCGCGACCGGCACCCTGGACATCGCCCGCGCGGGCCACCCGGACCCCGCCGTGCAGATGCCCGGCGGCCCGATGCTCGTACGCCCCACCGCCGGCGGCCTGCCGCTGGGCGTCGAGCCGGACTCGGACTACCCCACCACCCGCCTCGTGCTGGAGCCCGGCGAGCGGCTGGTGATGTGCACGGACGGGCTGATCGAGACCGGCGGTCACGACCTGGAGACCGGCTGGGCACGCATCCGTGAGGTCGTCGAGGAGCACGCGGGCCCCGGCACGGACCTGGAGCAGGTCGCCGAGGCACTCGTACGGGCCGTCCACGGCGACGACGGGCCGCCGCACTCGCGCACCACGGGCCCGCTGGCTGACCGGCACGAGGACGACATCGCGCTGCTGCTGCTCGCGCTGAGCGCGCCCGCCGACGGCTCGCAGCCGGAGGGCGCCCCCGTCTCCGCGCGCCGCACGGTGATGACCGTCGCCCAGGCAGAGCCCGACCGGATCGCCACCGCCCGCCACCAGCTGCGCGACCTGCTGCACGACTGGGCCGACCCCGACCAGGTGGACGGGGCCGTGCTGATGCTGTCGGAAATGCTGACGAACGTGCTCGTCCACACGGACGGCGACGCGGTGTTCGTCGCCCAGGTCACGGTGCCGCACGGGGGCGAGGGGGACTCGCGGGGGACGAGGGATCTGGAGGTGTCTCCGGTCTCCGGTGAGGAGCGGGGCCGGACGCTGCGGGTGCAGGTCTCGGACTCCAGCGACGAGCTGCCGCACCGCCGCAGCCCCGGTGAGCTGGCCTCCTCGGGACGCGGCCTGATGCTGCTGGGCATGCTCGCCGACCGCTGGGGCGTGGACCCCCGTGGCGAGGGCAAGTGCATCTGGTTCCACATGCGGGAGACGGGCCTGACGAAGAACGGCAACGAGGCCGAAGTCGGCACCGCCGGCAACCCTGACCTCGGCCCCGACCCCGACCCCGGGAGCGACGGCCGGGACGAGAGCCCCGACGAGGCACTCGACAGGGCCCTGGCCACGGACTTCGCCGATTTCCTCGACGAGGAGGAGAGGAAGGGCAAGCAGGAGGGCCGGGGCGAGCGGGGACCGGGCGAGTAAGGATCGGGCGGGCAGAGGGACGGCTGATCCCCTGTCTGAGCCCCCGGCCCTCCCGGCGGGCACGGGCGGTACCGGACGGGGACGGCGGAGGCCAGGACCTCAGCCCTGGGGCGTCCTCGGGGTGGCCGGGACGCGGCCGAGGCGGCCCGCCTTGAAGTCCTCGAAAGCCTGGGCGAGTTCTACGTGACTGTTCATCACGAACGGGCCGTAGTGCGCCATCGGCTCCCTGATCGGACGGCCGCCCAGCAGCACGACCTCCAAGTCCGGGGTGTGGGAGTCCTGCGAGGCATCGGCGCGCAGCGTCAGCGAGCCTCCCCCACTCTCGGCTCCGCTCGAGCGGGAGGTGCCCCCACGCCCGAAGACGACGGTCTGGCCGGTGTGCACGGGCCGCCTGTCCGTCCCCGCCGAACCGCGACCGGCCAGCACATACGCGAGCCCGTTGAAGTCCTCGCGCCAGGGGAGGGTCAGCTCGGCGCCCGGGGAGACGGTGGCGTGGATCATCGTGATCGGAGTGTGGGTGGCACCGGGGCCCTCGTGCCCGTCGACCGACCCGGCGATCAGCCGCAGCAGCGCGCCGCCGTCGGAAGTGGTCAGCAGCTTGATGTTGCCGCCACCGATGTCCTGGTAGCGGGGCGCCTTCATCTTGTCGGCCGCCGGGAGGTTGACCCACAGCTGGAGACCGTGGAAGAGGCCACCGCTGATCACCAGCTCCTCGGGCGGCGCCTCGATGTGCAGCAGCCCGGAGCCGGCCGTCATCCACTGGGTGTCACCGTCGCTGAGGACCCCGCCGCCGCCCTCGGAGTCCTGGTGCACGAAGGAGCCGTCGAGCAGATAGGTGACGGTCTCGAAGCCACGGTGCGGGTGCCAAGGGGTGCCCTTGGGCTCACCGGGCGCATACTCCACCTCTCCCATCTGGTCCATCATGATGAACGGGTCCAGGTGCCGGTGGTCGATTCCGGCGAAGGCCCTGCGCACAGGGAAGCCCTCCCCCTCGAATCCGCTGGGCGCCGTGGAAACGGCGAGCACGGGCCGCGGCGCGGCGCTCTCCCGCGGCGGCGCGGGCACACGGGGCAGCGCGAGGGGGTTCTCGACGGTGATGGCGGGCATGACGACCTCCAGGTAGTTCACCATTCAACTTAGTTGAACGCTGAACGTCTGGACGCACCGGGGGATTCCCGACGGAGAAAGCCCCAGCGCACAGGCAGGCACCCCACAGACGGGCAGCCCTCGGCCCTGCCTGCGGCCCCCGCCCCCGCAGCCCGTCTCTCGGTCCGCGGCGCGCGGCCCGCAGCTCTGGACCCGCAGGACTCAGCAGACCCGCAGCACTCAGCCGTACATCCGGCGCATCGCGAAGTCGACCATCTCCTCGACCGCCTTCGCGTCGAAGACCACGCGGTGCTCTCCCTCCATGTCGAGCACAAAGCCGTACCCGGAGGGCAGCAGGTCGAGAACCTCGGCACCGGTGATGACGAAATACTTCGACTCTTTGCCCGCGTAGGCGCGCAGCTCCTTGAGGGTGCTGAACATGGGGATGACGGGCTGCTGGGTGTTGTGCAGCGCGAGGAAGCCGGGGTTGTCCCCGCGCGGGCAGTACACCTTGGAGCCGGAGAAGACGCCCTGGAAGTCCTCGGCCGACATCGAGCCGGTGGTGAAGGCCCGCACCGCCTCCTGGAGAGAGGGCGGCGACGGCTCGGGGTACAGCGGCTGCTGGCCCCCGGGCTGACCGTACGGCGGAGGCGCCCCCTGCTGTGCCCCATAAGGAGGCGGAGGCGGTGCCTGCTGGTGATGCCCCTGCTGGCCGGGGTGCCCGGCGTGCGGATAGCCGTGGCCCTGTCCGGCCTGAGCACCGGTCTGGTCGTAGCCGTACATACCGAAGAGAGTAACGAGTCACAGATGCGAGCGGGGGGTTGCTTCTTATTACCGACGGGTAGCATCATCACTGAGAATACTGACAAGTACGAGCGAGCCACTACGGAGCCGTCGCCATGGGGCACTACAAGTCGAATCTCCGCGACATCGAG
This sequence is a window from Streptomyces sp. NBC_01775. Protein-coding genes within it:
- a CDS encoding SseB family protein → MYGYDQTGAQAGQGHGYPHAGHPGQQGHHQQAPPPPPYGAQQGAPPPYGQPGGQQPLYPEPSPPSLQEAVRAFTTGSMSAEDFQGVFSGSKVYCPRGDNPGFLALHNTQQPVIPMFSTLKELRAYAGKESKYFVITGAEVLDLLPSGYGFVLDMEGEHRVVFDAKAVEEMVDFAMRRMYG
- the aspS gene encoding aspartate--tRNA ligase — encoded protein: MHRYRSHTCGELRATDVGTDVRLSGWLHNRRNLGGILFIDLRDHYGIVQLVVRDESSEINDKLSSLSKETVLRVDGKVTARGEENVNPELPTGEIEVEVAQVEVLGGAEQIPFTINAEDGVNEERRLEHRFLDLRRERMHRNVMLRSKVIAAIREKMTAQGFNEMATPILSATSPEGARDFLVPSRLHPGKFYALPQAPQQFKQLLMIAGFDRYFQIAPCFRDEDARADRSPGEFYQLDMEMSFVEQEDVFEVIETVMTELFRELGEGREVTSPFPRIPFREAMVKYGSDKPDLRAQLELTDVSDLFKGSGFKAFADKHVRALPVPDTASQPRKFFDSLGDFAVEQGAKGLAWVRVGEDGALSGPIAKFLTEDDVRALTEALGLKPGHAVFFGAGEFDEVSKIMGAVRVETAKRAGHFEENVFRFCWIVDFPMFEKDEETGAVEFSHNPFSMPQGGLEALRTKDPLDILAWQYDIVCNGTELSSGAIRNHEPEIMFEAFGIAGYSKEDVERDFGGMLRAFQFGAPPHGGIAPGIDRIVMLLADEPNIRETIAFPLNNNALDLMMGAPSEVEESRLRELHLSLRKPAPQVKPAPQVKPAE
- a CDS encoding ATP-binding SpoIIE family protein phosphatase yields the protein MRTDDVLSALGVGLWTWDNATGLVTLDVRAARLLGLAENASGATSTAPLTLPGNAVRSHLHAVDYVGFQGIVTLALTEETSAEALMRVVARDGAVTRTVRTVVRPYAPFASHEPGAPDPAVRISGIIYEVPEPENARAQRDETSTAGQAPGTGAAAQSATAQWDWRRNREAFLLDTGRALAEAYSTAEVLRVASSLAMPGFSPDALAVFCLYGEQLTVYGAPQGGAAAGLGHASGLGSGGARLRLSDDDPAAEAVRTGRALYLLSPHEYAERFPTARPGETQPGHTAWAFLPLTVAGRTIGAWMAAFSRPVTFTPDERAILTTVARMLAQSLSRAMLNESERELSARLQRTMRPAHKPAIPGMDLAARYIPTGGGLQIGGDWYDVIPLPSGRTALVIGDVQGHDVRAAGIMGQLRVALRAYASEGHHPDAVLSRASRFLHGMSGGERVAPPPSEPPEETPAPAPEITKDDEDPEYADPRFATCLYIEVDPATGTLDIARAGHPDPAVQMPGGPMLVRPTAGGLPLGVEPDSDYPTTRLVLEPGERLVMCTDGLIETGGHDLETGWARIREVVEEHAGPGTDLEQVAEALVRAVHGDDGPPHSRTTGPLADRHEDDIALLLLALSAPADGSQPEGAPVSARRTVMTVAQAEPDRIATARHQLRDLLHDWADPDQVDGAVLMLSEMLTNVLVHTDGDAVFVAQVTVPHGGEGDSRGTRDLEVSPVSGEERGRTLRVQVSDSSDELPHRRSPGELASSGRGLMLLGMLADRWGVDPRGEGKCIWFHMRETGLTKNGNEAEVGTAGNPDLGPDPDPGSDGRDESPDEALDRALATDFADFLDEEERKGKQEGRGERGPGE
- a CDS encoding pirin family protein, whose protein sequence is MPAITVENPLALPRVPAPPRESAAPRPVLAVSTAPSGFEGEGFPVRRAFAGIDHRHLDPFIMMDQMGEVEYAPGEPKGTPWHPHRGFETVTYLLDGSFVHQDSEGGGGVLSDGDTQWMTAGSGLLHIEAPPEELVISGGLFHGLQLWVNLPAADKMKAPRYQDIGGGNIKLLTTSDGGALLRLIAGSVDGHEGPGATHTPITMIHATVSPGAELTLPWREDFNGLAYVLAGRGSAGTDRRPVHTGQTVVFGRGGTSRSSGAESGGGSLTLRADASQDSHTPDLEVVLLGGRPIREPMAHYGPFVMNSHVELAQAFEDFKAGRLGRVPATPRTPQG